The window CCGTGACGGTGATCTCCTTCTGGAACTCGACGTTGCAGATGATCGTCTCGTCGGCGTCGAGCACCACGCACCAGGTCCCCGGTTTCTCGGCCTTCGCGAGTTCCCTGAGGCGCAGCCCCGCGTTGGCGTACGCCTGCTGGCAGCACGCCTTGAACGTGTCGGCCGAGCCGACCCAGTGGATGTCGTTGGGGAGCTTCACCCTTTCGGCCGGGCAGGCCAGGGGAACGGCGAGGACGAGGGCTGCGGCGAGGGGGATGCGGAACGGTTTCATCGGCGGCCTCCTGCTGCGATGGACGGAACGAGCGGGGGCCGTCGGTCCGGCGCCCCGGGACACATTCTCACACAACGGCGCGCGCGACTCAACCGAAAAGGATGCCACCCGGGCGGAAGCTTCCCCGCCGCGCCGGATTGTGCTACAGTCGGCGCATGGAGACACGCGGCGAGGAGCGCCGGGACCTCAACTCCTCCGTGGGCGGCACGGGCGGCCTCGGCACCGTCGGCGGCCGGGGGGGCGGCGCGCCGGCCCCCGCGCCCGCGGCGGGGGTCGCCGCCTCGTCGGGGCGCGTGCGCGGCTGCGTCATCTACCTCGCCGGGGACTCGGTCGGCGGCGCGAGCCCGCACGGCCGGGCCCTGATGCGCGCCTTCCTCTACACCCTGACCGAGATCGCCCCCCAGCCGGAGGCCATCATACTCGTCGGGGAGGCGGTGCGGCTCGCCCGGCCCGGCTCGGAGACGTTCGAGTGCCTCTCCCTGATGCAGGAGCAGCACGTCGAGATCCTGCGGGCGGAGATCTCCGTCAGGGAGCTCGGGGAGTCGGAGGCCGCCGCCGCGGGCAGGGCGGTGACGATGCACGTCATCCTGGACCGGCTGCTCCGCGCGGAGAAGGTGATCGCCTTGTAAGGGCGGCGACGGCGGGCCGCTAGAACGGCAGCCAGTCGAACCAGCCGAGATGGAAGAGCTCGCTCCAGGTCGCCGCGGCGAGCGCCGCCACGTAGAGGAAGAGCGCCGAGAGCGAGAGCGCGTCGCGGTGCGCGGCCCCGAACGCGGCGAGGGGTTTCCGGAAGGCCACCAGCGCGACGCCCGCGGCCGACCCCGCCGCCGCGCCCGCGGCGGTGTTTCCCCCGAGAAGCGGTACGGCGCCCGCCGCCCACGCCCCCCCGAGGGCGCACACCGCGACGACGAGCAGGCATATGGCTGCGCCGAGCGCCGCGTCGACGCGCACGGCGAACGGGCGCGCCGGGCCCGTCGCGTTCACGCGGACGGGGCGGCCGCCGCGGCGGCCTTCTCCGCCTCCTCGCGCTGCTTGGCCCTGAACTCCTTCCAGCAGCGGGCGGTGCAGTAGTAGCCGTTGTTCCGGTAGTACCATTTCACGCGGTTCAGCGGCTTGCCGCACTGCTCGCACTTGTCCGGTTTTTCCTTCTTGACCGGGGCCGCCTTCTTCGCGGGCTCCTCATTGGCGGCCGCCGCGCCCGCCGCCGCGCCCTCTTTCTTGACCTCGTCCGTCATAGTCCCGTCTTCCCTCCCTCGTCGACGACCTTGAATACCTTGTCATGAGGCCGCACGCGCCCGGACACCTTGATCCCGACCGCGTCGCCGGGCTTGGCCTCGGCGATGCTCCGGTGTTCGACCTGCATCGACTCGACCTTCTGCCGCTCGTCGGTCGTGTGCCCGGCGAAGCGGATGGTGTCCCCGACGCTGAGCGGGGCGCTCAGCTCGAGCGTGGCGACCTGGATGTGCCCGAAGAAGTGCGTGACCTTCCCGATCTCGATTTCGGCCATGACGCCCACCTCCTTCCGGGTCTCCCACCCCTCACAGTCCCGCGGCACAGTGTAACGCGGAAACCGCCGCGCGGCAAGGGATAAGTGCCCCCCGGGGGGCGGACGCGGAGGGAGGCGCGCCTCAGAGGTAGAAGCCGATGCAGTCCTCGATCGAGAAGGCGAGGTTCGGCACCGGGGAGATGTCGCCTCGCTTCGATCCGACGAAGCGGACCGCCTCGTCGTAGCCGAAGCCGATGCTGCACAGGTACCCGATCACGATCGACGGCGAGCGCCCGATCCCCGCCTTGCAGACCACCAGCACCCCCTGGTGCCGGATATGATCCTTGATCCAGAGTATCGCCTCGCTCATCGCCTCGGGGGAGATGGGGACGAGGTCCTTGAGCGGGATCTTGTGGCAGGTCTTCCCGGCCGCGTCGAGGTCGATCTCCTCGGCGACGTTGAGGATGGCGGTGAATTTTTCGGGGGCGCGCCTGGAGTCCGTGGCCGCGCCCACCGCAAGGCGTTCCAGGACGTGGGTGATCACCGCGCGGCGTCTCCTTGAATGGCAGTTGAACGGCAGTGTGAGACAATCAGTGTACCATATTTCGGGCCGATGCAAAGGGAGAAACGGGCACGGCGGATGCGCGTGGGAAGTCAACCGTTCGATCGCCTGCGGCGCCCCCCCCTCCGCGCAGGCTCGGAAGGCCGCGCGGCGGCGGGGGGCTTCAGGCCGGCGAAAAACCGGTCCATCTCCACGAGCATCGCCGCCGCGTCGCGGGTGCAGAGGGAGACCTCGGGCAGCGAGGAGATGAAGAGGCGCCCGTACCGCCGGGTGTGGACGCGGGCGTCGAGGATGAGGATCGCGCCGGCGTCGTCCCGGTGGCGGATCAGGCGTCCGAAGCCCTGGCGGAACTTGATCACCGCCTGCGGGACGCTGTAGTCGAAAAACGGATCGCCCCCCGCGGCCTCGATCGCCTCCATCCGCGCCTGCTGTATCGGCTCGCTCGGCACCCTGAACGGGAGGCGGGTGAGGATGACGCACTGGAGCGCCTCCCCCTTCACGTCCACGCCCTCCCAGAAGCTGTCCGTGGCGAAGAGCACGGCCCCCTGCTCTCTCCGGAAGCGGTTGAGGAGGGCGGTCCGGTTTTCCTTCCCCTGCCTGAGCGCCGTGAGCCCCAGCTTCGAGAGGCGCGCCTCGAGCCGCCCGTACAGCCGGTCGAGGAGCCGGTACGAGGTGAAGAGGACGAAGGCCCGGCCCCGGCTTATGTGCGTCGCCGCGGCGACGATCTGCTCCAGCATCTCCTCGAACCCCCCGCTGTCCGGCTCGGCGATCCCGCGCGGCGCGGCGACGAACGCCTGTCTCTTGAAGTCGAACGGGGACGGGAGCACGGTGCAGACCAGCCGCTCCCCGCCGTAGCCGCCGAGCCCGACGCGTGCGCGGAAGTAGTCGAAGCTCCCCGCCGCCGCGAGCGTCGCGGAGGTCATCACGACCGTCCCGAACCGATCGTAGACCGACTTCCGCATCCCCTCCGCCACGTCGATCGGCGCGGCGCAGAAGCTCAGACGCTCCCCCCGTCTCCCGCGGGAGAGCTCGAACCAGCGGCAGTGCGTCTCCTCCTCCTTGACGAAGAAGGCGAGCGCGTCGAGGTACTGCGCGAGGCGGCCCCGCATCGCCGCCAGTTCGACGCAGGCCGCCTCGAGCGGTTTCCGGAGCGTGTCGGGGAGGCGCGCGAGGAGCGCGCCGAGCTCCTTCAGATTCGCCGAGAACGAGGCGAGCACCTCCCCGAGCTCCTTGAGGACCGGGAGGAGCGTGCCGCTCCAGAACGCGGAGCCGTACACCTCCGCCGTGACCCTCAGCGTCCTCCCGCCCGGCGGGGCGTTGCCGGCGGAGCGGCGGGCGCCGCTTCCCGATCCCGCCTCCCCGCCCGTCTCCGCGGGCAGCTCGAGGGCGATCCGCCCGAGGGCGCTGTCGAGGTGCGACTCGACCGCGTGCCGGGCCGGGATGACGGTCGAGGCGATCAGCTCGAGCGCTTCGCCCGCGCCGTCCGCCCCCGCCCTCCCCGCGCCCGCCGCGATCCTGGCGGCGATGAACGGCAACAGTCCGCGCGCGCCCTCCTTCCCGCTCTGGAGGCGCCGGAGCAGCTTCAGGAAACCGAACTTCGAGACCTTGAAGCCGAGGTACTCGGTGGCCACCTCCTCGAGGTGCTGCGCCTCGTCGACGATGATCCGGTGGAAGCGCGGGAGCACGGCGGGCCCGTCGTAGCCCTCCGTCCGGCTGCGCACGGCGAGGTCCGCCATCAGGAGGTGGTGGTTGACCACGAGCAGGTCCGCGGACGACGCCTGGCGCCGGGCCTTGTAGAAGAAGCAGTCTGCGTAGTGGGGGCAGTGGATCCGCAGGCACTGGTCCGCCTCCGCGCAGACCTTCTCCCATGTCTCGGGGCGGGGGATGAAGCTCAGGTCCGCGAGGCTCCCCTCCGCCGTCCTGCGCGCCCAGCGGAGCAGCTCCTCCACCTCCCCCTCCTCCTCCAGCCCGGGGAGGAGCTGCCCCTCCTCCCGGGCGGCGGCGAGCTTCCGCAGGCAGAGGTAGTTGCCCCGCCCCTTGACGAGCACCGCCCGGCAGCCGAGCCCCTCCAGGTTCTGGAGGAGCGGCAGATCCTTGTCGATGAGCTGCTCCTGAAGGTTGATGGTGTTGGTGGAGACGACGACGCGTTCCCTGTTCGCCAGGCACCACGAGATGGCGGGGATCAGGTAGGCGAGCGACTTTCCGGTCCCCGTGCCCGCCTCGATGAGGGCGATCCGGTCCTCGTTGAAGGCGGACGCCACCTGCTCCATCATCTGCGCCTGCTCGAGGCGGTACTCGTAGTCCCGCAGCGCCGTCGAGACCGGCCCGCCGGGAACGACGTAGCGGCGCAGCTGCGCGAAGTCGAGCGGCGCCCGCTCCTCCTTCGGCGAGGGCTCCACGACGGCGTAGATGCGCTCGACCTTGTTGTCCACGATGTAGAAGCCCGCCCCGCGGTTTCCGACCTCGGCGGCGATGGCGAGGTCCGCCTTGGAAGGGAGGAGCAGGCCGTCGGGGTGGTTGTGGACCACGACGTCGCCCGCGGCGACCTTCCTGAGGATGGCGGGCACGCTCTCGCCGTCGCCCCGGGCGAGCACGGCGGCCTGCTCGACAAGGAGTTCCGGGCCTGTCTTCCCGAGGAAGAAGACCTCGTTCCCCCCCGCCCCGGCGACGGCCTCCCTGATGAGGAGGGCCGCGGACGGGGAGAGGTATTCCGCGATCTCGGGGGAATCGCTCATGGCGTGGGTAGTATAGCAGGTCGGAGGCCCCGGCGCGCCTGCAGCGGCGCCCGCATGCGGCCCGTGCCGCGGATTCGCGCACGAAACGGGCGGCTGCGCCGGCGTTCGAGGCGTGCGGGAGATGCCGGTACCGCAGTCGCGGGACGGGCGCCCCGGGGGGGCGGGCGGGAGATCAGATGAACAGGCGAAGCTGCGGGTAATACTCGGGGAACCGCTTCTGGAGGATGGCCTGCGCCACGGCGTAGCTCCTGTGGTAGTTCCGAAGACTGAGGTTGTAGGTGTCCCTCATCTGTCGGATCGTCAGGAAGATCGCCGTCTGGAACATCCCCCTGCGAAGTTCGTTCCTGATCTCCTGCTCGAGCTCGGGTGTAAACTCCAGTCTCGGCTCCATTCCATGAGCCCTCCTATATATAAGTTTACACGATAATAGTACGGAATGCAATACTTATGCCGATATTCCTCAACTTGGGATAACGATATTCGCCGATTCCGCCTTCAGTCCGGTGGAGCGTAGCACGCCTGCAGTGGAGGGATAGTTCGGATTATTCCCAGATTGCCCCTTCTGGAAATGGGGCTGTGGGGCATACCTTATGTTTTGTGCTGAGTCAATCGCTTCGGGAGGTGCGCTCAAGCTCCAGTGTTTCTGATCGATAGGCGCATGGTGCGACCCGGGAACGCATAATCGGGCGCATTGCGGAGAAGAGAGGACAAAACGCCATTCTCTTCATGGAATTTCGCAGGCAGGGTCCAATCAGAGGAGTGCGGACGCTTCGGGAGAGGACGTCTCCGCAGCCCGCGCCGGCGAGGGAGCTGCCGATGGGGATCTGTTCGGGGGGTCGGGAAACGGGGACAGGGGTTTTATGCGCTGCGCCGGGATCCGGAGAGGGGCCCCCGCCCCCGCAGATCGCGCCTGTCGGCACGTACGATTCACACACACGGGGCGGGAGGGGATTCCGGCACAGAGGACGGCACGCGGCCGCCGAGAGGTTCGGCGTATGCCCCCGGGCGAGGAGCCGTCGAACCTTACTCGTCGAGAAGCGGCTGCCAGCCGTTCGGGATCGGGACGGCGCAGGTGGCGGCTTCGATGATGCCGCCGAAGAGCCTCGTCATGAACATCCCGCACGCTTCGCCGATGCCGGGCCAGAGCATCGAGATGCTCCTCCCGCTCGCCTGCGCGGCCGCCATCGGCTGGACGTAGATCTCGGTCCCCGCGCGCAGCACGTTCACGACGCCGCGTTTGAGTTTCAGGCCGACCTGCCGCGAATACGGTTTGTCGGGCGCGACGGGGGGCGTTTCCGCCGGCTCGTCGGCCCTCACCGCCGCGGCTTCCGCGGGGACGCCGGGTTCGACCTGATCCACCTCGCCGGCGGCGCAAAGCGGCGCCGCGCACAGGATCGCCAGCAGCACGGACAGGGTTCTCATCGTCTCCTCCTCTGGTTCAAGGCGCCATTGTAGCCGGTCCCGCGGAACGGGGCAAGGGCCCCTTCATTCGCGGGTTCGGCCTCCGTTCGCCGCCGATGGACCGGCCTACCGTCCCCGGCTTCCCGTCAGCGGCACGAAGGCCACCGGGATGATGCGCCGGCGGGTCGTCGCGCCGCCTTTCTTCTCGACGAGCACGAGGTCCTCCGCGTAGTGCCGGCGCTCCACCGGCAGGACCATCCTCCCCCCCTCCGCGAGCTGGTCGACGAGCGGGGGCGGCACCTCCGGGCACGCGGCGGTGACGAGGATCCCGTCGTAGGGGGCGTGCTCGGGCCAGCCGAGGTAGCCGTCCCCCCGCTTCACGCGCACCGTTCCGTAGCCGAGTTTCGCGAGGCGTGCGGCGGCGCTGTCGGCGAGGGAGGCGACGATCTCGACGGAGAAGACCTCCGCCCCGAGCTCCGCGAGGACCGCCGCCTGGTACCCCGAGCCCGTCCCGACCTCGAGCACCCGCGCCCCCGGCCCCTTCAGGCCGAGGAGCTGGGTCATGAGGGCCACGATGTACGGCTGCGAGATGGTCTGCCCGGCGCCGATGGGGAGGGGGCCGTCGTCGTAGGCCCGCCAGGCGAGGCCGGAGGGGACGAACAGGTGCCGGGGGACCCTGCCCATCGC is drawn from Chlamydiota bacterium and contains these coding sequences:
- a CDS encoding dual specificity protein phosphatase family protein, which produces MITHVLERLAVGAATDSRRAPEKFTAILNVAEEIDLDAAGKTCHKIPLKDLVPISPEAMSEAILWIKDHIRHQGVLVVCKAGIGRSPSIVIGYLCSIGFGYDEAVRFVGSKRGDISPVPNLAFSIEDCIGFYL
- a CDS encoding translation elongation factor-like protein; this translates as MAEIEIGKVTHFFGHIQVATLELSAPLSVGDTIRFAGHTTDERQKVESMQVEHRSIAEAKPGDAVGIKVSGRVRPHDKVFKVVDEGGKTGL
- a CDS encoding DEAD/DEAH box helicase family protein; protein product: MSDSPEIAEYLSPSAALLIREAVAGAGGNEVFFLGKTGPELLVEQAAVLARGDGESVPAILRKVAAGDVVVHNHPDGLLLPSKADLAIAAEVGNRGAGFYIVDNKVERIYAVVEPSPKEERAPLDFAQLRRYVVPGGPVSTALRDYEYRLEQAQMMEQVASAFNEDRIALIEAGTGTGKSLAYLIPAISWCLANRERVVVSTNTINLQEQLIDKDLPLLQNLEGLGCRAVLVKGRGNYLCLRKLAAAREEGQLLPGLEEEGEVEELLRWARRTAEGSLADLSFIPRPETWEKVCAEADQCLRIHCPHYADCFFYKARRQASSADLLVVNHHLLMADLAVRSRTEGYDGPAVLPRFHRIIVDEAQHLEEVATEYLGFKVSKFGFLKLLRRLQSGKEGARGLLPFIAARIAAGAGRAGADGAGEALELIASTVIPARHAVESHLDSALGRIALELPAETGGEAGSGSGARRSAGNAPPGGRTLRVTAEVYGSAFWSGTLLPVLKELGEVLASFSANLKELGALLARLPDTLRKPLEAACVELAAMRGRLAQYLDALAFFVKEEETHCRWFELSRGRRGERLSFCAAPIDVAEGMRKSVYDRFGTVVMTSATLAAAGSFDYFRARVGLGGYGGERLVCTVLPSPFDFKRQAFVAAPRGIAEPDSGGFEEMLEQIVAAATHISRGRAFVLFTSYRLLDRLYGRLEARLSKLGLTALRQGKENRTALLNRFRREQGAVLFATDSFWEGVDVKGEALQCVILTRLPFRVPSEPIQQARMEAIEAAGGDPFFDYSVPQAVIKFRQGFGRLIRHRDDAGAILILDARVHTRRYGRLFISSLPEVSLCTRDAAAMLVEMDRFFAGLKPPAAARPSEPARRGGRRRRSNG
- a CDS encoding protein-L-isoaspartate(D-aspartate) O-methyltransferase codes for the protein MTVLLAALVVAAVAPRPAPGNASLHGPDAFVERRAAMVSAQLAGRDISDPRVLAAMGRVPRHLFVPSGLAWRAYDDGPLPIGAGQTISQPYIVALMTQLLGLKGPGARVLEVGTGSGYQAAVLAELGAEVFSVEIVASLADSAAARLAKLGYGTVRVKRGDGYLGWPEHAPYDGILVTAACPEVPPPLVDQLAEGGRMVLPVERRHYAEDLVLVEKKGGATTRRRIIPVAFVPLTGSRGR